A genomic segment from Helicobacter sp. NHP19-012 encodes:
- a CDS encoding di-trans,poly-cis-decaprenylcistransferase, which produces MNNLAHLAIIMDGNGRWARLQGKPRTHGHQQGINALRNITIWCAKEHIAYLTLYAFSTENWSRPKSEVDFLMRMLKKYLVQERPTYLEHKIRFKAIGNLKKFSPALQKTILNLEQETASHTALTQVLALNYGGRDEIARACGQVLELGLKGDLQELIGAHLDTAGLPDVDLLIRTGGEMRLSNFLLWQSSYAELFFSPVLWPDFTPTHLAKIIASFNQRQRKFGRV; this is translated from the coding sequence ATGAATAACTTAGCGCATTTGGCCATCATCATGGATGGCAATGGGCGGTGGGCAAGATTGCAGGGCAAGCCTAGAACGCACGGACACCAGCAAGGAATCAATGCTTTAAGAAACATCACCATTTGGTGCGCCAAAGAACACATCGCCTATCTCACGCTTTACGCTTTTTCTACTGAGAATTGGAGTCGCCCTAAAAGCGAAGTGGATTTTTTAATGCGGATGCTCAAAAAATACCTCGTGCAAGAGCGCCCCACTTACTTAGAGCATAAAATCCGCTTCAAGGCGATCGGCAATTTAAAAAAATTCAGCCCCGCTTTGCAAAAAACCATTTTAAATTTGGAACAAGAAACCGCCAGCCACACCGCCCTAACGCAGGTGTTGGCCCTGAACTATGGGGGACGCGATGAGATCGCTAGGGCATGTGGGCAGGTGCTGGAGTTGGGGCTAAAGGGGGATTTGCAAGAGCTCATCGGGGCGCATTTAGATACGGCGGGGTTACCCGATGTGGATTTGTTGATTCGCACAGGTGGGGAGATGCGCTTGTCTAATTTCTTGCTGTGGCAATCCAGCTACGCCGAGCTGTTCTTTAGCCCGGTGCTCTGGCCCGATTTCACGCCCACACATTTGGCCAAAATCATTGCTTCGTTTAACCAAAGACAGCGTAAATTTGGTAGGGTGTAG